From Pseudoalteromonas rubra, one genomic window encodes:
- a CDS encoding PilW family protein, with amino-acid sequence MSRLMNYRGFTLLELLIALSIGLFMLGGIAVAYSTIRSTIAVNQELAQAQEVIRYTSQLMTRSIKQTASTPQVRLNGRALEVTQVANTPACDGSVPAVTYTETFSLLDGYLLCDISSDNLPAQRLLRGVNALSFSVNGLITSITVTPVGIPVQYAAGIQIDVAASQQVLATANW; translated from the coding sequence TGAACTACCGCGGATTTACCCTGCTGGAGCTTTTGATAGCACTATCGATAGGGCTGTTTATGCTCGGTGGTATTGCAGTGGCCTATTCGACCATTCGCAGCACCATTGCTGTTAATCAGGAATTGGCACAAGCACAGGAAGTGATCCGCTACACCAGTCAGCTTATGACCCGGAGCATCAAGCAAACGGCTTCTACGCCCCAGGTCAGACTCAATGGTCGCGCGTTAGAGGTTACGCAGGTCGCCAACACGCCAGCATGTGATGGCAGTGTACCTGCAGTCACTTATACAGAAACATTTTCCTTGCTTGACGGTTATTTGTTGTGTGATATCAGCTCGGATAACTTGCCTGCTCAACGTTTATTGCGCGGTGTAAATGCTTTGAGTTTTTCCGTCAACGGCTTGATCACGTCGATCACGGTAACGCCCGTGGGCATTCCAGTGCAGTATGCAGCGGGGATCCAAATAGACGTTGCTGCGAGCCAGCAAGTGCTGGCGACGGCCAATTGGTGA
- a CDS encoding DUF7305 domain-containing protein: MKMQSTRQCGFTLIKVMLLSSVASVVVFAAFKDTLVQERLSGNYQKDLNARLLAEKGVIERGQALKAAITNNANLTLDQAVQQIGAGLGTGELDGTSYDAQLSVNGDEVSIASLGKRYDDQAHARMVSYFKYTPAERSSVFQNAVTGCKGVNLAGSGLVDSYDSTLGSYEDTRTSNGDVNTVIGDADVVLNGHSPIMGDVKASGILYLKGSSPVVGTVQSNTGIDISAGSGVRVDGDVLTQGFVKHNGGQITGVLRANGDVSMKWGAEILNQNQAELDIMYGGTGSFQSSHVQNGLHYSADRFNVNPEVEAVRVYDPSSPDYDPNDPDKECDPLALPLNMPSVIDSNNTYTDFTVGAQTDYVFTPSEGRYIRGGSGTWSSSPADIYLFQHLTQSHGQSNTSSEYVFGMKNMKLTSDGTITIEGGDVIWLVDGDLKMTGDTSITIKADSSLAIFVTGKVDFGASGVVLTEQEGLTDSGFPSLSIFSSYSGQNGITMRGASSMYAVIYAPVTSIAMRGSGQFYGTIRGATIDATGGSGVHFDEALKNFNLGNGGVITPAKLEFMGWRFESGDEYQTPDEDEE; encoded by the coding sequence ATGAAGATGCAGAGTACAAGACAGTGTGGATTTACCCTGATTAAAGTTATGCTACTGAGTTCAGTGGCCAGCGTCGTTGTGTTTGCTGCTTTTAAAGATACCCTGGTACAAGAACGCTTGAGTGGTAACTATCAAAAAGACCTCAATGCCCGTCTCCTGGCCGAAAAAGGGGTCATAGAGCGGGGTCAGGCACTTAAAGCCGCCATCACCAATAACGCCAATCTGACACTTGATCAGGCTGTGCAGCAGATAGGCGCGGGGCTGGGGACTGGCGAACTCGACGGGACAAGCTATGACGCACAGTTGTCAGTCAATGGAGATGAAGTGTCGATTGCCAGCCTGGGTAAGCGTTATGATGATCAGGCGCATGCGCGAATGGTCTCTTACTTTAAATACACGCCAGCTGAACGCAGCTCAGTGTTTCAAAATGCGGTAACTGGATGTAAAGGCGTTAATCTGGCTGGTAGTGGCCTGGTTGATAGCTATGACTCCACTTTGGGCAGTTATGAAGACACGCGCACCAGCAATGGTGATGTTAATACAGTGATTGGTGATGCCGATGTGGTGCTGAATGGGCATTCACCCATTATGGGCGATGTAAAAGCATCGGGCATCTTGTATCTCAAAGGGTCTTCGCCTGTCGTTGGCACTGTGCAATCGAATACTGGGATCGACATTTCTGCGGGCAGTGGGGTGCGGGTTGACGGAGATGTGCTCACTCAGGGGTTTGTTAAACACAATGGCGGCCAGATCACAGGTGTGCTGCGCGCAAACGGTGACGTAAGCATGAAGTGGGGTGCTGAGATCCTCAATCAAAATCAGGCTGAGCTAGATATCATGTATGGGGGAACGGGCAGTTTTCAAAGTAGTCATGTACAGAATGGGCTCCATTACTCAGCGGATCGCTTCAATGTGAACCCTGAGGTTGAAGCGGTGCGTGTCTATGATCCAAGTTCGCCAGATTATGACCCTAATGACCCTGACAAAGAATGTGACCCGCTGGCTTTACCGCTCAATATGCCTTCCGTGATAGACAGCAATAACACTTACACGGATTTTACGGTTGGTGCACAGACCGACTATGTGTTCACGCCAAGTGAAGGCCGTTATATACGGGGTGGCAGCGGTACCTGGTCTTCGAGCCCTGCCGACATCTATTTGTTCCAGCATCTGACGCAAAGTCATGGCCAGAGTAATACCAGCAGCGAATATGTCTTCGGTATGAAAAACATGAAGCTCACCAGTGATGGCACTATTACCATAGAAGGCGGTGATGTGATCTGGCTGGTTGATGGGGATCTCAAAATGACGGGCGACACCAGCATCACCATCAAAGCAGACAGCAGCCTGGCCATTTTTGTCACCGGAAAAGTGGATTTTGGTGCCAGCGGGGTAGTGCTCACAGAGCAGGAAGGGTTGACTGACAGTGGTTTTCCAAGCCTGAGCATCTTCTCATCCTATTCAGGCCAGAATGGCATCACAATGCGGGGGGCCAGTTCAATGTACGCTGTCATATATGCGCCGGTGACCAGCATTGCTATGCGCGGCAGTGGCCAGTTTTATGGCACCATTCGTGGCGCAACCATAGATGCGACGGGCGGCAGTGGTGTGCATTTTGATGAAGCGCTGAAAAACTTCAATCTTGGTAACGGTGGCGTGATCACGCCGGCAAAACTGGAGTTTATGGGATGGCGTTTTGAGTCTGGTGACGAGTACCAGACACCCGATGAAGACGAAGAGTAA
- a CDS encoding RNA polymerase sigma factor codes for MIINAKEAFNPDTIELLVQRAQQGEQAAFEQLYQQCYRRVYGLCLRLLADQAHAEDATQEVFVQLWHKIAQFQGQSKFTTWLHSVTSNVAISYLRKQKNWLQKVVSLEDSGMEHAEIMQCQSLNGLDKLILRLPERARLVFVLHAVEGYRHEEVANMLNMAVGSSKSQFHRARKLLQEWYDNE; via the coding sequence ATGATAATCAATGCCAAAGAGGCATTTAACCCAGATACGATTGAACTGTTAGTGCAGCGTGCTCAGCAGGGCGAGCAAGCGGCGTTTGAACAGCTCTATCAACAGTGTTATCGCAGGGTGTATGGACTGTGTTTACGTTTGCTCGCTGATCAGGCACATGCGGAAGATGCGACGCAGGAGGTGTTTGTACAGCTTTGGCACAAAATTGCTCAGTTTCAGGGCCAGTCAAAGTTCACTACCTGGCTACACAGTGTCACATCGAATGTCGCGATCAGTTATTTACGTAAACAAAAAAACTGGCTGCAAAAAGTGGTTAGCCTCGAAGACAGTGGGATGGAACACGCCGAGATAATGCAATGCCAATCGCTCAACGGGCTCGACAAATTGATCTTACGTTTGCCGGAGCGAGCGCGTCTGGTGTTTGTGTTGCACGCGGTAGAAGGGTACCGCCATGAAGAAGTCGCTAATATGTTGAATATGGCGGTAGGCTCAAGTAAATCGCAGTTTCACCGGGCCAGGAAATTGTTACAGGAGTGGTATGACAATGAGTAA
- a CDS encoding DUF4097 family beta strand repeat-containing protein → MKAIIFGLATLPLFALAGDKIDEQIEIPLDGKVVIESQRGKVTIKSWDKPSFQVSGELDELAEGYTLETQGSVTEFIVKMPRRSKSWNNQRDGSRLTIYMPKQSELNFEGVSVDVDVSHFEADVAVTTVNGDIEANELSGKVELETVNGDIEGKKLSGNIRYETVNGDIEDMASNGKLRFNAVNGGIESVTQATDIRVENVNGEVDFDIASLKDLRMSTVNGEISVRLRALEKSANIRFESVSGDVDFYFPTELSARFDIDAHAGGRIINELSTDKEKKAKYGPSRELEFVVKDGDVDVEIDTVSGRIALKKL, encoded by the coding sequence ATGAAAGCAATCATTTTTGGACTGGCTACGCTGCCGCTGTTTGCCCTGGCGGGTGACAAGATTGACGAACAGATAGAAATACCGCTGGATGGCAAAGTCGTTATTGAAAGCCAGCGTGGTAAAGTGACAATTAAATCATGGGATAAGCCAAGCTTTCAGGTCAGTGGTGAACTGGATGAACTGGCCGAAGGTTACACGCTGGAAACTCAGGGCAGTGTGACCGAGTTTATTGTTAAAATGCCACGCCGTAGCAAGAGCTGGAACAATCAGCGAGATGGCTCTCGGTTGACCATTTATATGCCAAAGCAAAGTGAGCTTAACTTTGAAGGGGTGAGTGTTGACGTGGATGTCAGTCATTTTGAGGCTGACGTGGCCGTCACTACAGTCAACGGGGACATTGAGGCCAATGAGCTCAGCGGCAAGGTTGAACTGGAAACCGTGAATGGCGATATAGAAGGCAAAAAATTATCTGGCAATATTCGCTATGAAACGGTCAATGGTGATATCGAAGATATGGCATCAAATGGCAAGTTGCGTTTCAATGCGGTTAATGGCGGCATTGAGAGTGTGACTCAGGCCACTGATATTCGTGTTGAAAACGTCAATGGAGAAGTCGATTTTGATATTGCCAGCCTGAAAGACTTACGTATGAGTACCGTGAATGGTGAAATTAGCGTGCGTCTGAGAGCGCTCGAAAAAAGCGCGAATATTCGTTTTGAGTCGGTCAGTGGCGATGTTGACTTTTACTTCCCTACAGAGCTATCTGCACGCTTTGACATTGATGCCCATGCAGGTGGCCGGATCATCAATGAGCTTTCAACAGACAAAGAGAAGAAAGCCAAATATGGCCCATCCCGGGAATTGGAGTTTGTGGTCAAAGATGGTGACGTGGATGTGGAAATCGATACTGTCAGTGGACGTATTGCATTGAAGAAACTGTAA
- the dnaB gene encoding replicative DNA helicase codes for MAKPDQQVDTLKVPPHSIEAEQSVLGGLMLDNQAFDRVAELVVAQDFYTRTHKLIFEAMTKLVEASQPIDLITISENLEKNNQLETVGGFAYLAEIAKNTPSAANIDAYASIVRERAVVREMITVANEIAEAGFNPEGRDSHELLDLAESKVFKIAEQRTKSTEGPQSIHSILEKTVDKIEELYQSPQDGVTGVSTGYSDLDQMTAGLQPSDLIIVAARPSMGKTTFAMNLAEHAAMTQDKPVLIYSLEMPSEQIMMRMLASLGRINQTKVRTGQLDDDDWARLSSTMGLLMEKGQMYIDDASGLTPTDVRSRARRIARDHGGISMIMVDYLQLMRVPSLSDNRTLEIAEISRSLKALAKELQCPVIALSQLNRTLEQRADKRPVNSDLRESGSIEQDADLIMFIYRDEVYNDDSPEKGVAEIIIGKQRNGPIGKVRLTFQGQFSRFDNYAGPAVDDEY; via the coding sequence ATGGCGAAACCTGATCAACAAGTCGATACCCTAAAAGTCCCTCCCCACTCCATCGAGGCTGAGCAGTCTGTACTTGGTGGACTTATGCTTGATAATCAGGCGTTTGATAGGGTTGCAGAGCTGGTCGTTGCGCAGGACTTTTATACCCGCACCCATAAGTTGATATTTGAGGCAATGACCAAGCTGGTTGAAGCCAGTCAGCCGATTGACCTTATCACTATTTCGGAAAACCTTGAGAAGAATAACCAGTTAGAAACTGTGGGTGGCTTTGCGTATCTGGCTGAGATTGCGAAAAATACACCCAGTGCCGCGAACATAGATGCTTATGCCAGCATTGTCCGTGAACGTGCGGTGGTCCGTGAGATGATCACGGTTGCTAATGAAATTGCCGAGGCGGGTTTCAACCCGGAAGGACGCGACAGCCACGAATTACTGGACCTGGCGGAAAGTAAAGTATTCAAAATCGCTGAGCAACGCACTAAGAGTACCGAAGGTCCGCAGAGTATTCACAGCATTCTGGAAAAAACCGTGGATAAGATCGAAGAGCTTTACCAGTCGCCGCAGGATGGTGTAACCGGGGTGAGCACGGGCTACTCTGATCTTGACCAGATGACCGCCGGTCTGCAACCGTCAGACCTGATCATAGTCGCGGCACGTCCGTCGATGGGTAAAACCACTTTTGCGATGAACCTGGCTGAGCATGCGGCGATGACACAAGACAAGCCTGTGCTTATTTACTCGCTGGAGATGCCCTCAGAACAAATCATGATGAGGATGCTGGCCTCACTGGGACGCATTAACCAGACTAAGGTCAGGACGGGCCAGCTGGATGATGATGATTGGGCACGCCTTTCCTCCACCATGGGCTTGCTAATGGAAAAAGGGCAGATGTATATCGATGACGCCTCAGGTCTGACTCCGACCGATGTGCGCTCACGAGCGAGGCGGATTGCGCGGGATCATGGCGGGATCAGCATGATCATGGTTGACTACTTGCAGTTGATGCGAGTCCCCAGTTTATCGGATAACCGGACCTTAGAAATCGCCGAGATATCTCGTTCACTTAAGGCATTGGCAAAAGAGCTTCAGTGCCCGGTGATAGCCCTATCGCAGCTTAACCGTACGCTGGAGCAGCGCGCGGATAAGCGCCCTGTTAACTCAGACTTGCGTGAATCGGGGTCTATCGAGCAGGATGCCGACTTAATCATGTTTATCTACCGCGATGAAGTGTATAACGACGACAGTCCGGAAAAAGGCGTTGCAGAAATTATTATCGGTAAACAGCGTAATGGTCCGATTGGTAAGGTTAGGTTAACCTTCCAGGGGCAATTCTCTCGGTTCGACAATTATGCCGGTCCTGCAGTGGATGACGAATACTAA
- the alr gene encoding alanine racemase, with protein MRLATAEINLTALSYNLKQIKVLAPGTRVMAVLKANAYGHGLVKIAQHLNDADAFAVARIDEALALRAGGLTKPIVLLEGFFNRADLPILIANNFEAIIHDENQLRAIEASQLDARLSVWLKIDTGMHRLGIEPEQFESFYQRLKACDNVDPKIKLMTHFSCADDVHSTQTQVQIAAFERLVQSKPEAKCLANSAGVIGWPQSHGDWIRPGLMMYGVSPMINQVGTEHGLKPVMRLKTRVIAVKSLAAGEKVGYGGRWHSKQQTQLAIVAMGYGDGYPRNAKDGTPVVIRGERYGIVGAVSMDMITVDIGCNPDDISVGDEVEMWGPALPVEEVAACAGTIPYELLCNITPRVSYDYLAEAD; from the coding sequence ATGCGCCTGGCAACCGCCGAAATTAACCTCACGGCTTTAAGCTATAATTTAAAACAGATTAAGGTACTGGCACCTGGTACACGGGTTATGGCTGTGCTTAAGGCCAATGCCTATGGGCATGGTCTGGTTAAAATTGCACAGCACCTCAATGATGCAGATGCCTTTGCGGTCGCACGTATTGATGAAGCGTTGGCTTTACGTGCCGGTGGCCTGACTAAACCCATCGTGTTACTTGAAGGCTTCTTCAACCGTGCCGATTTGCCTATTCTTATCGCCAATAACTTTGAAGCCATTATTCATGATGAAAACCAGTTGCGGGCCATTGAAGCCAGTCAACTGGACGCGCGTTTGTCGGTTTGGCTAAAAATAGACACAGGTATGCACCGTCTGGGCATTGAGCCCGAGCAGTTCGAGTCATTTTATCAGCGTCTCAAAGCCTGCGACAACGTTGACCCCAAGATTAAGCTGATGACACATTTCTCCTGTGCGGATGATGTTCACAGCACACAAACACAGGTTCAGATTGCCGCGTTTGAGCGCCTGGTACAGAGTAAACCGGAAGCTAAGTGTTTGGCTAACTCAGCCGGTGTTATAGGCTGGCCACAGTCACATGGTGACTGGATCCGGCCCGGTTTGATGATGTATGGCGTTTCACCTATGATTAACCAGGTTGGTACTGAGCACGGGCTGAAGCCTGTGATGCGCCTGAAAACTCGGGTAATTGCTGTCAAATCACTGGCTGCCGGAGAGAAGGTTGGGTACGGCGGTCGCTGGCACAGTAAGCAACAAACTCAGTTGGCAATTGTGGCTATGGGTTACGGAGATGGCTATCCGCGCAATGCGAAGGATGGGACACCCGTGGTCATACGAGGTGAGCGCTATGGCATTGTTGGCGCCGTCTCTATGGATATGATCACGGTGGATATAGGTTGTAACCCGGATGACATTAGTGTTGGTGATGAGGTTGAAATGTGGGGCCCTGCGCTGCCTGTTGAAGAAGTGGCAGCTTGCGCAGGTACTATCCCCTATGAATTGCTATGTAATATCACACCGCGCGTGAGTTATGATTACCTTGCTGAGGCAGATTGA
- a CDS encoding secondary thiamine-phosphate synthase enzyme YjbQ — MSWHQTHITLRPRQRGFHLIDDEVLTQLTQLGYYKVGLLHLFIQHTSASLTINENADPTVRMDMESHFNHFVPERQSYYRHDYEGDDDMPAHIKSSTLGCEVTIPVSQGRLQLGTWQGIYLGEHRDHAGSRAIVATLHGQLLE, encoded by the coding sequence ATGAGCTGGCATCAAACACACATCACACTCAGGCCGCGCCAACGCGGCTTTCATTTGATTGATGACGAGGTCCTGACCCAACTAACACAGCTGGGTTACTACAAAGTAGGCTTGCTACATTTGTTTATCCAGCATACGTCTGCCAGCCTCACCATCAACGAAAATGCCGACCCCACCGTACGCATGGATATGGAAAGTCACTTCAACCACTTTGTGCCCGAGCGACAAAGTTACTATCGCCATGATTACGAGGGAGACGATGACATGCCGGCTCATATTAAGTCGAGTACGCTGGGCTGTGAGGTCACGATCCCGGTCAGTCAGGGACGCCTGCAGTTAGGCACCTGGCAGGGGATCTATCTCGGGGAACACAGAGACCATGCAGGTAGTCGCGCTATCGTCGCCACCTTACACGGTCAATTATTGGAATAG
- a CDS encoding chemotaxis protein CheX, producing the protein MNVEFINPFLSSLMNVLATMAQTELTPGKPKIKKDEVARGDVSGLIGMVGPQTKGSFSISFDEGLALTIMERMLGERPEKINEEVTDMVGEITNMVTGGAKNLLGEKGYEFDMATPIVVSGPGHTITHKCEGPKIIMPFTSDDGNANIEVSFDKL; encoded by the coding sequence ATGAATGTAGAATTCATCAACCCTTTTTTATCATCTCTGATGAATGTACTGGCCACCATGGCACAAACAGAACTAACGCCTGGCAAGCCTAAAATTAAAAAAGATGAGGTGGCACGCGGCGACGTGTCCGGGTTGATAGGCATGGTGGGCCCACAGACCAAAGGCTCCTTTTCTATCAGCTTTGATGAAGGTCTGGCTCTGACCATTATGGAAAGAATGCTGGGTGAGCGCCCGGAAAAGATCAATGAAGAGGTCACTGATATGGTTGGTGAAATCACCAACATGGTCACAGGTGGCGCAAAAAATTTACTGGGCGAGAAAGGCTATGAGTTTGATATGGCGACCCCAATCGTTGTGTCCGGGCCAGGCCACACCATCACCCACAAATGTGAAGGTCCAAAGATCATAATGCCGTTCACATCAGATGACGGCAATGCCAACATAGAGGTGAGCTTCGATAAGCTATGA
- a CDS encoding transcriptional repressor, with amino-acid sequence MNIEQLVSKAKQVCDNRGARFTPIREKVFRLLAAKQGGVGAYDLLEELKLTESGAKPATVYRALDFLSELGFIHKIESTNAFMLCHHFDCIHPVQLLICDSCGHVQELHSNAISHELNNLAAEHGFLVKAQTIEAHGRCGKCNE; translated from the coding sequence ATGAATATAGAACAACTGGTAAGTAAAGCTAAGCAAGTTTGTGATAATCGAGGGGCTCGTTTTACCCCTATCCGAGAAAAAGTTTTCCGCTTACTCGCTGCTAAACAAGGCGGTGTAGGCGCCTATGATCTGTTAGAAGAGCTCAAACTCACCGAGTCTGGCGCAAAACCAGCAACGGTATACCGTGCTTTGGATTTTCTCTCAGAATTAGGGTTTATTCATAAAATTGAAAGCACGAATGCATTTATGCTGTGCCATCACTTTGACTGTATTCACCCTGTGCAGTTATTGATCTGTGACTCTTGTGGTCACGTACAAGAGCTGCATTCCAATGCCATTTCACACGAGCTGAATAACCTGGCTGCAGAGCACGGCTTTCTTGTAAAAGCACAAACGATTGAAGCACACGGCCGTTGTGGAAAGTGTAATGAGTAG
- a CDS encoding bifunctional diguanylate cyclase/phosphodiesterase produces MTKLYSIDLKFWLTLGAFVFAALLAAGLVQLHHHTQKESLLSLSEATIRKDLSILNLTLQHHFAEDEYTEIQRTLSAFSHDQGYKYLALLNTQNDVLYSSGSIQPASYSNTDIRQGEVVQQTPSDFSIHYTKEQYLFRAYVRYQRDIRIQHPNTLPAIIYAEYSIEPHAKRLLHYSHIKIAAILAIALLLTVMVLYFTRLFIHRPVTQLMLLSEHVSRFDFSDKLETKGTGEFKRLADNLNDMARNLRNGWKQTQQAEAQAKRKHEILEGIFAALPDLFFVVDREGTILEYHCGQKNDLFVADSEFMGRTMQDVLPSQTARSFHRAIHAIGKPGQLTQIEYALPFDDGNRHFEARLSALPGSDYLVVAVRNITDKKRQEEIILHHAFYDTLTDLPNRFLVLDRLQQLIHDAKRDKSLVGVGFIDLDDFKKVNDSMGHEVGDKVLIHSAQRLKSALREKDTVARLGGDEFIILLGDLKTSADIPPIATKLVKLFHAPFDIDGRAFNISLSLGIAIFPQDADTPNDLLRKADSAMYNAKQQGRNTYCMFTESMSNTLQRRLMLEESMQGALERGEFEVYYQPQLDLQARKVVGAEALLRWHSDTLGPISPAEFIPLAEQTGFIIDLGKFVLNSAARTLQQIHTQFNTSLRLAVNLSPRQFNDPALLCHVEQLIAHCALQPGTLELEITEGLLLSGDSTIKATLSTLQEMGVLISMDDFGTGYSSLNYLRQYPFDVLKIDQSFIADMHAGNESAYLVKNIITMAHGLGLKVVAEGIEDQEQLNRLVEFNCNIGQGYLIGQPMPEAAFQDWLKHNFTRPENIMNKSLSIQDY; encoded by the coding sequence GTGACAAAACTGTACTCCATAGATCTCAAGTTCTGGTTAACGCTCGGAGCCTTTGTATTCGCAGCTTTATTGGCAGCTGGATTAGTACAGCTGCATCATCACACACAGAAAGAGAGCCTGCTGTCACTTAGCGAGGCCACCATCAGAAAAGATTTATCAATCCTGAACTTAACATTGCAACACCATTTTGCGGAAGATGAATACACAGAAATACAACGTACCCTAAGCGCGTTTTCTCACGATCAGGGGTACAAATATCTGGCACTGCTCAATACTCAGAACGACGTCTTATATAGTAGTGGTTCAATTCAGCCAGCGTCGTACAGCAACACTGATATTAGACAAGGCGAAGTCGTCCAGCAGACCCCATCTGATTTCAGCATTCACTATACAAAAGAACAGTATCTATTTAGAGCTTACGTTAGATACCAAAGAGACATCAGGATACAACACCCAAATACGTTACCTGCAATTATCTATGCTGAGTATTCTATCGAGCCGCACGCAAAACGGCTGCTTCATTATAGCCACATTAAAATCGCAGCCATTCTGGCTATTGCGCTATTGCTCACAGTCATGGTGTTGTATTTTACACGGCTCTTTATTCACCGTCCGGTTACGCAACTTATGTTGCTCAGTGAGCATGTCAGTCGCTTTGATTTTAGTGATAAGCTGGAAACAAAAGGAACAGGTGAATTTAAACGCCTAGCCGACAATCTAAACGACATGGCACGTAACCTGCGTAATGGCTGGAAACAAACGCAGCAGGCCGAAGCACAGGCTAAACGTAAACATGAAATACTAGAGGGTATCTTTGCTGCGCTTCCGGACTTGTTCTTCGTGGTTGACAGAGAAGGGACGATTTTGGAGTATCACTGCGGTCAAAAAAATGACCTGTTTGTCGCAGATAGCGAGTTCATGGGACGAACCATGCAGGATGTGCTTCCAAGCCAGACAGCGCGTTCATTTCACCGTGCCATACATGCCATTGGCAAGCCAGGCCAGCTTACTCAAATTGAATATGCACTACCATTTGACGATGGCAATCGCCATTTTGAAGCCCGACTGAGTGCACTGCCAGGTTCAGATTACCTCGTCGTCGCAGTGAGAAATATCACAGATAAAAAGCGTCAGGAAGAAATCATTCTTCACCACGCCTTTTACGACACACTGACAGACTTACCCAATCGTTTTTTGGTTCTCGATCGTCTCCAGCAACTGATCCACGATGCCAAACGGGACAAATCACTGGTTGGCGTTGGCTTTATTGACCTGGATGACTTCAAAAAGGTCAATGACTCGATGGGGCATGAAGTCGGTGATAAAGTCCTGATCCACTCAGCGCAGCGACTCAAATCGGCACTGCGAGAAAAAGACACTGTGGCCCGCTTAGGTGGCGATGAGTTCATCATTTTACTAGGCGATTTAAAAACCAGTGCTGATATCCCCCCTATTGCAACCAAGCTGGTTAAACTCTTTCATGCCCCATTTGACATTGACGGTCGCGCTTTTAATATTTCGCTGAGTCTGGGGATCGCGATTTTCCCTCAAGATGCCGACACCCCTAACGATCTGCTGCGTAAAGCTGACTCAGCCATGTATAACGCTAAGCAACAAGGTCGCAATACCTATTGCATGTTTACCGAAAGCATGAGCAATACGCTGCAGCGACGGCTGATGCTTGAAGAAAGCATGCAAGGCGCGCTGGAGCGTGGGGAGTTTGAGGTCTATTACCAGCCCCAGCTTGACCTGCAGGCGCGCAAAGTCGTCGGCGCTGAGGCATTATTGCGCTGGCACAGTGATACCTTGGGGCCAATCTCACCCGCTGAATTTATTCCATTAGCTGAGCAAACAGGCTTTATCATTGATTTGGGTAAATTTGTTTTAAACTCAGCAGCCAGAACGTTACAGCAGATACATACTCAATTTAATACGTCATTGCGCCTGGCGGTCAACTTATCACCCCGCCAGTTTAATGATCCGGCACTGCTCTGCCATGTGGAACAACTGATAGCACACTGTGCCTTACAACCCGGCACCCTTGAACTGGAGATCACCGAGGGCTTGCTGTTAAGCGGTGATAGCACAATTAAGGCAACCCTTAGCACGCTTCAAGAAATGGGAGTTTTGATCTCTATGGATGACTTTGGTACCGGTTATTCTTCGTTGAATTATCTACGCCAATACCCATTTGATGTATTAAAAATCGACCAGAGCTTCATCGCCGATATGCATGCGGGCAACGAATCAGCGTATCTGGTTAAAAATATCATTACCATGGCGCATGGCCTGGGGCTCAAAGTGGTTGCAGAAGGCATAGAAGATCAGGAGCAGCTAAACCGCTTGGTAGAGTTTAACTGTAACATTGGACAGGGCTATCTGATCGGCCAGCCAATGCCTGAAGCGGCATTTCAGGATTGGCTTAAACACAACTTTACCCGTCCTGAGAATATAATGAATAAATCCCTGTCGATACAAGACTATTAA
- a CDS encoding YbaK/EbsC family protein, giving the protein MISQDTETLSKSAQRVQDAIKSAGCEFRVLELPGSTRTAEESAHTIGCELGQIVKSLIFKGKESGKPVLLLVSGSNRVKEKVVAKYLGEKLVKADAEFTREVTGFAIGGIPPIGHLSNPITYIDEDLLQYETLWAAAGTPNAVFSLPAAKLESLTKGTVIAVKA; this is encoded by the coding sequence ATGATCAGCCAAGATACAGAGACATTGAGTAAAAGTGCTCAGCGGGTTCAGGATGCGATAAAATCTGCGGGATGTGAATTCAGGGTACTGGAATTGCCCGGCAGTACGCGCACGGCGGAAGAGTCGGCACACACCATAGGGTGTGAACTGGGACAAATTGTAAAATCACTGATTTTTAAAGGTAAAGAAAGCGGAAAACCGGTGTTGCTATTGGTCAGTGGCAGCAACCGGGTAAAAGAAAAGGTAGTGGCAAAATATCTGGGAGAAAAGCTGGTAAAAGCCGACGCTGAATTTACCCGTGAGGTAACCGGCTTTGCCATTGGCGGTATTCCCCCCATTGGACACCTGAGCAACCCAATTACTTATATTGACGAGGACTTGCTGCAATACGAGACGTTATGGGCTGCGGCTGGCACACCAAACGCGGTGTTTTCGTTGCCAGCGGCTAAACTGGAGTCATTGACTAAGGGCACGGTGATTGCTGTAAAGGCCTGA